A window of the Lolium perenne isolate Kyuss_39 chromosome 7, Kyuss_2.0, whole genome shotgun sequence genome harbors these coding sequences:
- the LOC127317703 gene encoding blue copper protein 1b: MEARGRAMPAVAAAVLVLLVLVPEACRAERFIVGDTARWTWGYNYTDWVVKKGPFFQNDILVFRYDPPNTTTHAHSVYMMKNLADYQSCNLNASKLVADVMQGAGSGFEFVLKKRKMHYFVCGERGGIHCNAGQMKFIVKPKSSVCRD; encoded by the exons ATGGAGGCCAGGGGTAGAGCCATGCCGGCGGTTGCTGCCGCGGTTCTCGTGCTGCTAGTTCTCGTCCCGGAGGCATGCCGGGCGGAGCGGTTCATCGTCGGCGACACGGCCCGGTGGACATGGGGCTACAACTACACCGATTGGGTCGTTAAGAAGGGACCCTTCTTCCAGAACGACATCCTTG TGTTCAGGTACGACCCGCCGAACACGACGACGCACGCACACAGCGTGTACATGATGAAGAACTTGGCGGACTACCAATCGTGCAACCTCAACGCGTCCAAGCTGGTGGCCGACGTGATGCAGGGCGCCGGATCCGGCTTCGAGTTCGTCCTCAAGAAGCGCAAGATGCACTACTTCGTCTGCGGCGAGCGCGGCGGCATCCACTGCAACGCTGGCCAGATGAAGTTCATCGTCAAGCCCAAGAGTTCAGTCTGCCGCGACTGA
- the LOC127313369 gene encoding uncharacterized protein — protein MSALLRIDAAGRFPVPRGRTAKYNVALTAPVSARRRGSFPSRGLRCAGAEVGAAEKPDAAAVAIKEAVDVPLPPFEQSLVAVGSASDSAAANKLGFKETFTYVMYGTGAFVAGWILSAFISAIESIPLLPRILEIVGLGYTIWFSSRYLLFKENRDELFAKAYDLKLKIIGSDDA, from the exons ATGTCGGCCTTGCTCCGCATCGACGCCGCCGGCAGGTTCCCCGTCCCGCGCGGCCGCACAGCAAAGTACAACGTCGCCCTTACCGCACCGGTCTCCGCCCGTCGCCGCGGcagttttccgtctcgag GGCTGCGCTGTGCCGGCGCGGAAGTGGGCGCCGCGGAGAAGCCTGACGCGGCGGCGGTGGCAATAAAGGAGGCCGTGGATGTGCCATTACCGCCGTTCGAACAGAGCTTGGTGGCGGTGGGCAGCGCCAGTGACAGCGCGGCAGCCAACAAG TTGGGCTTCAAGGAGACCTTTACTTATGTCATGTATGGTACGGGTGCTTTCGTTGCCGGGTGGATTTTGTCTGCCTTTATTTCAGCAATTGAATCAATTCCCTTG CTCCCAAGGATACTAGAGATTGTAGGCCTCGGATACACAATTTGGTTCAGCTCACGGTATCTTCTTTTCAAG GAAAACAGGGATGAACTGTTTGCCAAAGCTTATGATCTCAAACTGAAAATTATTGGATCCGATGATGCATGA
- the LOC127316091 gene encoding uncharacterized protein has product MKPPPLPASAKAPPLPWISPLQYRSPTRAAPPPPPPPPSSRPPRYVDHPDLARLIASSQSGQRALDLFNAAAQQRGFSHTAATFSALLIRLARARLPSAAAAVLRRAASTPCRFLEPHFLPLLRLLPPDHALTLLRLLPSLLRRSRVSHKALAVCLDRLVSSRCPGVLADLIADLRDPRNKYLPTPNTCVYNILIKHYVKSGDSETAFRVLDEMRVYACGDVSPDLVTYSTLIGGLSRAGKMQEAFQLFEEMIEKDHIVPDQLTYNVIIGGFCRLGQVEKARTLFGFMRKNDCEPNAFNYATLMNGHCRKGEVDNAKQVFEEMRTAGVEPDAVSYTALIGCLCRHGSVDEGIDLVMEMREKGCKADVVTYNLLIEGLCKDGRMVEAMDLLGRVPLEGVQLNVASYRIVMNSLCSRGEMEKAVGLLGLMLGRGFRPHYAASNTLLIGLCDVGRVADATVALYGLAKVGFMPEASCWEKLIEAVCRDRKLRRSVELLDVLITEG; this is encoded by the coding sequence ATGAAACCTCCGCCACTGCCCGCGTCCGCCAAGGCCCCGCCGCTCCCGTGGATCTCGCCTCTCCAGTACCGCAGCCCcacccgcgccgcgccgcccccgcCCCCTCCGCCGCCCTCCTCGCGGCCGCCGCGCTACGTCGACCACCCGGACCTCGCGCGCCTCATCGCCTCCTCCCAGTCCGGGCAGCGCGCGCTCGACCTCTTCAACGCCGCCGCCCAGCAGCGCGGCTTCTCGCACACCGCGGCCACCTTCTCCGCGCTCCTCATCCGCCTCGCGCGCGCGCGCCtcccgtccgccgccgccgccgtcctccgccGCGCGGCCTCCACGCCCTGCCGCTTCCTCGAGCCGCACTTCCTGCCGCTCCTCCGCCTCCTGCCACCCGACCACGCGCTCACGCTCCTCCGCCTCCTGCCCTCGCTGCTCCGCCGCAGCCGCGTCTCGCACAAGGCCCTCGCCGTCTGCCTCGACCGCCTCGTCTCCTCCCGCTGCCCCGGCGTCCTCGCCGACCTCATCGCCGACCTGCGCGACCCCAGGAACAAGTACCTCCCCACCCCCAACACCTGCGTCTACAACATCCTCATCAAGCACTACGTCAAGAGCGGCGACTCGGAGACCGCCTTCAGGGTGCTCGACGAAATGCGCGTCTACGCTTGCGGCGACGTGAGCCCAGACCTGGTCACCTACTCAACCCTGATCGGCGGGCTGTCTCGTGCGGGTAAGATGCAGGAAGCGTTTCAACTgttcgaggagatgatcgagaaagACCACATCGTGCCGGACCAGCTGACGTACAATGTGATCATCGGCGGATTCTGCAGGCTGGGGCAGGTGGAGAAGGCGCGGACACTCTTTGGATTTATGAGGAAGAATGACTGCGAGCCGAATGCTTTCAACTACGCCACCCTGATGAATGGGCATTGTAGGAAAGGGGAGGTGGACAACGCGAAGCAGGTGTTTGAGGAGATGAGGACTGCTGGGGTGGAGCCAGACGCTGTCAGCTACACGGCGCTGATCGGGTGCCTTTGCAGGCATGGGAGTGTCGACGAGGGGATCGATCTTGTGATGGAGATGAGGGAGAAGGGATGTAAGGCTGATGTTGTCACATACAATTTGCTGATCGAGGGGTTGTGCAAAGATGGGAGGATGGTGGAAGCCATGGACTTGCTCGGGAGAGTGCCACTGGAAGGAGTTCAGCTGAACGTCGCAAGCTATCGGATTGTGATGAATAGTCTGTGCTCACGTGGAGAGATGGAGAAGGCCGTTGGCTTGCTGGGGCTGATGCTCGGACGAGGATTTCGACCACACTATGCAGCCTCAAACACCCTGTTGATTGGTCTGTGTGACGTTGGCCGTGTAGCAGATGCCACGGTCGCGTTGTATGGATTGGCCAAAGTTGGATTCATGCCAGAGGCTAGTTGTTGGGAAAAGCTGATCGAGGCTGTGTGCCGGGACAGAAAGCTTAGGAGATCTGTTGAGCTTCTGGATGTCTTGATTACAGAAGGGTAA